From Candidatus Binataceae bacterium, the proteins below share one genomic window:
- a CDS encoding flavin reductase family protein, protein MDENAKKKALLMIPYGLFVLGARSGERQTVATINWVTQASFKPPLVVVGVKADSTAHALIKESKVFTLSMLASGQKAVGMAFFKHVEPKDGKFGNYAFEAGKNGAPIISDAPAAVECKVVGFYELGDHSVVVGEVTEGHLKREAEPLTLKECGFNYGG, encoded by the coding sequence ATGGACGAAAATGCGAAGAAGAAAGCGCTCCTGATGATCCCGTACGGTCTGTTCGTGCTCGGCGCCCGTAGCGGCGAGCGCCAGACCGTGGCCACCATTAACTGGGTCACTCAGGCAAGCTTCAAGCCGCCGCTGGTGGTGGTCGGGGTCAAGGCCGACTCGACCGCCCATGCGCTGATCAAGGAATCCAAGGTCTTCACGCTCTCGATGCTGGCGAGCGGGCAGAAGGCGGTCGGGATGGCGTTCTTCAAGCACGTCGAGCCCAAGGACGGCAAATTCGGCAACTACGCCTTCGAGGCGGGCAAAAATGGCGCGCCGATCATCAGCGACGCGCCGGCGGCGGTCGAGTGCAAGGTCGTCGGGTTTTACGAGCTGGGCGACCACAGCGTGGTCGTCGGCGAGGTCACCGAAGGCCATCTCAAGCGCGAGGCCGAGCCGCTGACGCTCAAGGAGTGTGGCTTCAATTACGGCGGCTGA
- a CDS encoding lysophospholipid acyltransferase family protein — protein sequence MARQTGPLRARLEYAAVGALAAPLRMLERERAVRLGARLGALAMGLDRIDRPVAMRNLGIAFPAMSPGQRLAVLRATYENWGRMLAEWMHFPSLDRNNIERFATYRNIENWRRAEEISQGRGILILTGHFGNFEFLILAHSIYGNRVAVVHRPLRNPLIDAAVLAARTRFGNRVVPRKGAGRDVIRLLRQNWMVGIPLDLDVRHGVFVDFFSLKASTSDALARLALATGAPVVPAFMVRDGTGTHHWLECLEPLEPLRGAGREESVQLNTQRYTAIIEEMIRRHPDHWNWIHRRWKTRPPGEQRFY from the coding sequence ATGGCTCGCCAGACCGGTCCGCTACGCGCGCGGCTGGAGTACGCCGCGGTCGGCGCGCTTGCCGCGCCGCTGAGGATGCTTGAGCGCGAGCGGGCGGTGCGACTTGGCGCGCGGCTGGGGGCGCTCGCGATGGGTCTGGACCGCATCGACCGCCCGGTTGCGATGCGCAACCTGGGGATAGCCTTCCCCGCGATGTCGCCGGGGCAGCGCCTCGCCGTCCTGCGCGCGACCTATGAGAACTGGGGCCGGATGCTGGCGGAGTGGATGCACTTCCCGAGCCTCGACCGCAACAACATCGAGCGCTTCGCTACCTACCGTAACATCGAGAACTGGCGGCGCGCCGAGGAGATCTCTCAGGGCCGCGGGATCCTGATCCTCACCGGCCACTTTGGCAACTTCGAGTTCCTCATCCTGGCCCATTCGATCTATGGTAATCGGGTCGCCGTCGTCCATCGCCCGCTGCGCAATCCGCTGATCGACGCGGCGGTGCTGGCGGCGCGCACCCGCTTCGGCAACCGGGTCGTTCCGCGCAAAGGGGCCGGACGCGACGTGATCCGGCTGCTGCGCCAGAACTGGATGGTAGGAATTCCGCTCGACCTCGACGTGCGCCACGGCGTGTTCGTCGATTTCTTCTCGCTCAAGGCCTCGACCAGCGACGCGCTGGCGCGCCTGGCGCTGGCGACCGGCGCGCCGGTGGTGCCCGCCTTCATGGTGCGCGACGGCACTGGCACCCATCACTGGCTCGAATGCCTGGAGCCGCTGGAGCCGCTGCGCGGCGCCGGCCGCGAGGAATCGGTGCAGCTCAACACTCAGCGCTACACCGCGATTATCGAGGAGATGATCCGGCGCCATCCGGACCACTGGAACTGGATCCATCGGCGCTGGAAGACCCGTCCGCCCGGCGAGCAGCGGTTCTACTGA
- a CDS encoding isocitrate/isopropylmalate family dehydrogenase gives MARKRVVVLPGDDAAPETVGAAMEVLRALAPDIEYVEFPPGEQWVRGVTDVNARAAIDASDSTLFGSTSGKTVAIGYLRWGKETYANVRPARYIPGARSPLARPDGIDFVIVRENLEDLYLGLEGPLEVLSPLKLHSKITRSALDTSMRGKFAIKIITERNTRRIVDFAFRLARKRRAAGGKGKVTCTSKYNMLRESDGLFRQIAEEVAAAYPDIRYEQFIIDDFARRVVQSPHELDVVVMPNLYGDIMSDAAAGTVGGLGVAPSGCYGDEYAYFESVHGTAPDIMGKNIINPTATMLSAAMMLEYLGFEDAARRFEQAVRKVYAEGRLLTPDQGGHASTADFTRAVVANL, from the coding sequence ATGGCCAGGAAACGAGTCGTAGTGCTGCCGGGCGACGACGCCGCGCCGGAAACGGTGGGCGCGGCGATGGAGGTCCTGCGCGCGCTCGCGCCTGACATCGAGTACGTTGAGTTTCCGCCCGGCGAGCAGTGGGTGCGCGGCGTCACCGACGTCAACGCGCGCGCCGCGATCGACGCCTCGGACTCGACGCTGTTCGGCTCGACCTCGGGCAAAACCGTGGCGATCGGCTACCTGCGCTGGGGCAAGGAAACCTACGCCAACGTGCGCCCCGCGCGCTATATTCCGGGCGCACGCAGCCCGCTCGCCCGCCCCGACGGCATCGACTTCGTCATCGTGCGCGAGAACCTCGAGGACCTCTACCTCGGTCTGGAAGGGCCGTTGGAGGTTCTGAGCCCGCTCAAGCTGCACAGCAAGATCACGCGCTCGGCGCTGGACACCTCGATGCGCGGCAAGTTTGCGATCAAGATCATCACCGAGCGCAACACCCGGCGGATCGTGGACTTCGCCTTCCGGCTCGCGCGCAAGCGGCGCGCAGCGGGCGGCAAGGGCAAAGTCACCTGCACCTCGAAGTACAACATGCTGCGCGAGTCGGACGGGCTGTTCCGCCAGATCGCCGAGGAGGTGGCGGCCGCCTATCCCGACATCCGCTACGAGCAGTTCATCATCGACGACTTCGCGCGCCGCGTGGTGCAGAGCCCGCACGAGCTCGACGTGGTCGTGATGCCCAACCTCTACGGTGACATCATGTCGGACGCGGCAGCGGGCACCGTCGGCGGGCTGGGGGTCGCGCCCAGCGGATGCTACGGCGACGAGTACGCTTACTTCGAGTCGGTCCACGGCACCGCGCCCGACATCATGGGCAAGAACATCATCAATCCGACGGCGACGATGCTTTCGGCGGCGATGATGCTCGAGTACCTCGGTTTCGAGGACGCGGCGCGACGCTTCGAGCAAGCCGTGCGCAAAGTGTACGCGGAGGGCCGCCTGCTGACACCCGACCAGGGCGGCCATGCGAGCACAGCCGACTTCACCCGCGCCGTGGTCGCAAACCTGTAG
- the gspD gene encoding type II secretion system secretin GspD has translation MNFQDVDIPVLAKFISEITGKNFVIDESVRGKVSIISPTKVTPQQAYSIFQSVLQLKGFATVQAGPVVKIVPARQVRETAALTTSQEPGELRGDEYVTRMVKLKNIDAASLVSVVQPMVSHDGLVAAYPEDNTLILTDNAYNIQRLLKIIGSLDVQGVQQNIEVIPLKLAFAADVASQIEKIMSAKSEAQQGVRLPRPGMGVVAPAAQGPTGGFKVVPDERTNSLIVLAGPLQMRTIKDLVAKLDIHPPNETTRIHVVHLKNASAAEIVQVLNGLLGGSGAPTTLSPVTGRNSLGRGSALGNYSGGFGSGFGGLGFSGMGGGLGGYGGLGATSFGGYGANSAFGGAMGSPMGSRSSSAAASGPISASTGGGTTRSPDFENPVTVTADPATNSLIVSASPQDYQTLRQVIEQLDIPRIQVFVQAIIVEVSAQRTRDIGVNFQSASNISGSTLGVAQLNFGQLQTALANPLGITGLGIGLASASVCSIPVNLAASVTNTLTSGATGTVNASSSNVSVPCDVALMTALESDTHSNVLSAPTLLTADNEEAMIVVGQNLPFVGSAAANAGLPGQIFNSVDRQNVGITLDIIPQVSEGDYVRLDVYEEVSNVVNTPQSVNNPLGPTTTIRSASTTVMVQDHRTAVIGGLLSDQNTIQRQGVPFFSDIPVLGNLFSDNGSNKQKLNLLVFLTPHVVRTREDLRSLALDERQRFIDALGRREMHQMPVQQFRQLNQPSFSVPVSPAQDLQSRGAMMAPSAGAAVGFGSAPSSLVAPPPATPPNTEIIGPGSKNAIKKGAGSSVAAAPASTSGTAPLAASASAATASPPAVAASPPSPSASSSSGFGSPSPLGSARAPAIAAEP, from the coding sequence ATGAACTTTCAGGACGTTGATATCCCGGTCCTGGCCAAGTTCATCAGTGAGATAACCGGCAAGAACTTCGTTATCGACGAGAGCGTCCGCGGCAAGGTGAGCATCATCTCTCCGACCAAGGTCACCCCCCAGCAGGCCTACTCGATTTTCCAGTCGGTCCTTCAGCTCAAGGGCTTCGCCACCGTCCAGGCCGGCCCCGTGGTCAAGATCGTACCCGCACGCCAGGTCCGCGAGACCGCAGCCCTGACTACCTCCCAGGAGCCCGGCGAGCTCCGCGGCGACGAGTACGTGACCCGGATGGTGAAGCTGAAGAACATCGACGCCGCCTCGCTGGTCAGCGTGGTCCAGCCGATGGTTTCGCATGACGGGCTAGTGGCGGCCTATCCCGAGGACAACACCCTCATCCTCACCGACAACGCCTACAACATCCAGCGCCTGCTCAAGATCATCGGCAGCCTCGACGTCCAGGGCGTGCAGCAGAACATCGAGGTCATCCCGCTCAAGCTCGCTTTCGCCGCCGACGTGGCCTCGCAAATCGAGAAAATCATGAGCGCCAAAAGCGAGGCCCAGCAGGGAGTGCGTCTGCCGCGGCCCGGGATGGGCGTGGTCGCGCCAGCGGCGCAGGGTCCGACCGGCGGCTTCAAGGTGGTGCCCGACGAGCGTACCAACTCGCTGATCGTGCTGGCGGGCCCGCTCCAGATGCGTACCATCAAGGATCTTGTGGCCAAGCTCGATATCCATCCGCCCAACGAGACCACCCGCATCCACGTCGTTCATCTCAAGAACGCCTCGGCGGCCGAGATCGTCCAGGTGCTCAACGGCCTGCTCGGCGGCTCGGGCGCTCCGACGACGCTGTCACCTGTGACCGGGCGCAATTCGCTCGGCCGCGGCAGCGCGCTGGGCAACTATAGCGGCGGTTTCGGTTCGGGGTTCGGCGGTCTGGGGTTCAGCGGGATGGGCGGCGGCTTGGGCGGCTATGGCGGCTTGGGCGCCACTTCGTTTGGCGGCTACGGCGCGAACTCGGCCTTCGGGGGCGCGATGGGCTCGCCGATGGGCTCGCGCAGCAGCAGCGCGGCCGCGAGCGGACCGATTAGCGCCAGCACCGGGGGCGGGACGACGCGCTCGCCGGATTTCGAAAATCCGGTCACGGTGACCGCCGACCCGGCCACCAATTCGCTCATCGTTAGCGCATCGCCGCAGGACTACCAAACCCTACGCCAGGTGATCGAGCAACTGGACATCCCGCGCATCCAGGTCTTCGTCCAGGCGATCATCGTCGAGGTCAGCGCCCAGCGCACGCGCGACATCGGAGTCAACTTCCAGTCCGCCTCCAATATCAGCGGCAGCACCCTCGGCGTCGCCCAGCTCAATTTCGGCCAGCTGCAGACCGCGCTCGCCAATCCGCTCGGCATCACCGGCCTGGGCATCGGCCTCGCCTCGGCCAGCGTGTGCAGCATTCCGGTCAACCTGGCAGCCTCGGTGACCAACACGCTGACCAGTGGCGCCACCGGCACCGTCAACGCGAGCAGTAGCAACGTAAGCGTGCCATGCGACGTGGCGCTGATGACCGCGCTGGAGAGCGACACTCACAGCAACGTGCTCTCGGCGCCGACCCTGCTCACCGCCGACAACGAGGAGGCGATGATCGTGGTCGGCCAGAACCTGCCGTTCGTGGGTTCGGCGGCGGCCAACGCGGGTCTGCCGGGCCAGATCTTCAACTCGGTTGACCGTCAGAACGTCGGCATCACCCTCGACATCATCCCGCAGGTTTCCGAGGGCGACTATGTGCGGCTGGACGTATACGAGGAGGTTTCCAACGTCGTCAACACGCCGCAGTCGGTCAACAATCCGCTCGGCCCGACGACCACGATCCGCTCGGCTTCGACCACCGTGATGGTGCAGGACCACCGCACCGCCGTCATCGGCGGCCTACTCTCCGATCAGAACACCATCCAACGCCAGGGCGTGCCGTTCTTTTCCGACATCCCGGTGCTCGGCAACCTGTTCAGCGACAACGGCAGCAACAAGCAGAAGCTCAACTTGCTGGTGTTTCTTACCCCGCACGTGGTCCGCACGCGCGAGGATTTGCGCTCGCTCGCGCTTGACGAGCGCCAGCGTTTCATCGACGCGCTCGGCCGGCGCGAGATGCATCAGATGCCAGTGCAGCAGTTCCGCCAGCTCAACCAGCCGAGCTTCAGCGTGCCGGTGTCGCCCGCGCAGGATCTCCAGAGCCGGGGCGCGATGATGGCGCCGTCGGCTGGCGCCGCGGTCGGCTTCGGCTCCGCGCCTTCCAGCCTGGTGGCGCCGCCGCCTGCGACTCCGCCCAACACCGAAATCATCGGCCCGGGTTCGAAGAACGCGATCAAGAAGGGCGCAGGCTCCTCCGTCGCGGCGGCGCCGGCGTCGACCTCCGGCACTGCGCCGCTTGCGGCGTCGGCTTCGGCCGCGACGGCTTCGCCGCCGGCTGTGGCGGCTTCGCCTCCGTCGCCGAGCGCATCTTCATCTTCCGGTTTCGGTTCGCCGAGCCCGCTTGGTTCTGCGAGAGCGCCGGCGATTGCGGCCGAGCCGTAA